One window from the genome of Amycolatopsis sp. NBC_01480 encodes:
- a CDS encoding methionine--tRNA ligase: MAESVFVSTAIPYVNARPHLGHAFEFVQADTAARHLARQGKQVFLSSGTDENSLKNVLSAQKTGESTACLVERHAGDFVRLMSELGVVVDRFVRTSVDADHRLGAAALWQRMADRGDIYSRHYEGLYCVGCEEFRTPSELAGGRCAVHRTEPTVVRERNYFFRLSKYQDAIVAALSTGELRIWPQSRCNEMLGLARGGLTDISISRSVERAHGWGIPVPGDDSQVMYVWIDALTNYVNALGWVRDSDDYDRYWRDAEQRIHVIGKDVTRFHAVYWPAMLMSAGLPLPTDVVVHGHVTLSGQKLSKSLGHVIDPVELIGRYSAEATRLFMLAEFSPWADVDFTDQRLVARYNSDLANGLGNLVERVAGMTHRYRAGIVPEAGPRGTAKHSLLHNAVAAAAACRTALDRFDYREAVARIWDLVRGANRYLDRLVPWELAAAEERGDGHAAETLDGALHDLVATLRTIALLLGPVLPETAAKVLDVLGVHVADTREDGFSALDGWSPGIAGAKIARSPHLFPRLELTW, from the coding sequence ATGGCGGAATCCGTGTTCGTCTCGACGGCCATCCCGTACGTCAACGCGCGTCCGCACCTCGGCCACGCGTTCGAGTTCGTGCAGGCCGACACCGCCGCCCGGCACCTGGCCCGGCAGGGCAAGCAGGTGTTCCTCTCCAGCGGGACCGACGAGAACAGCCTCAAGAACGTCCTGTCCGCGCAGAAGACCGGTGAGTCGACCGCCTGCCTGGTGGAGCGTCATGCCGGGGACTTCGTCCGGTTGATGAGCGAGCTGGGTGTGGTCGTCGACCGGTTCGTGCGGACGAGCGTCGACGCCGACCACCGGCTGGGCGCCGCCGCGCTGTGGCAGCGGATGGCCGACCGCGGTGACATCTACTCGCGCCACTACGAAGGGCTGTACTGCGTCGGCTGCGAAGAGTTCCGGACGCCGTCCGAGCTCGCCGGCGGGCGCTGCGCGGTGCACCGGACCGAACCCACCGTGGTGCGGGAGCGCAACTACTTCTTCCGGCTCTCGAAGTACCAGGACGCGATCGTCGCCGCGCTGAGCACCGGTGAGCTGCGGATCTGGCCGCAGTCCCGGTGCAACGAGATGCTCGGACTGGCCCGGGGCGGGCTGACCGACATCAGCATTTCCCGCTCGGTCGAGCGCGCGCACGGCTGGGGGATCCCCGTACCGGGGGACGACAGCCAGGTGATGTATGTGTGGATCGACGCGCTCACCAACTACGTCAACGCGCTGGGCTGGGTCCGGGACAGCGACGACTACGACCGGTACTGGCGTGACGCGGAACAGCGGATCCACGTGATCGGCAAGGACGTCACCCGGTTCCACGCCGTCTACTGGCCCGCGATGCTGATGTCCGCCGGCCTGCCGCTGCCGACCGACGTGGTCGTGCACGGCCACGTGACGCTGTCGGGGCAGAAACTGAGCAAGTCGCTGGGCCACGTGATCGACCCGGTGGAGCTGATCGGCAGGTACAGCGCGGAAGCGACCCGGTTGTTCATGCTCGCCGAGTTCTCGCCTTGGGCCGACGTCGACTTCACCGACCAGCGGCTCGTCGCGCGGTACAACTCCGACCTCGCAAACGGCCTGGGCAACCTCGTCGAGCGGGTGGCGGGCATGACCCACCGGTACCGCGCCGGGATCGTGCCCGAAGCCGGACCGCGTGGAACGGCGAAACATTCGCTGCTGCACAACGCCGTCGCGGCCGCCGCAGCGTGCCGGACGGCGCTCGACCGGTTCGACTACCGCGAGGCGGTGGCCCGGATCTGGGACCTGGTGCGCGGGGCGAACCGGTACCTCGACCGGCTTGTGCCCTGGGAGCTGGCCGCCGCGGAAGAGCGCGGCGACGGCCACGCCGCCGAGACCCTGGACGGTGCTCTGCACGACCTCGTCGCGACCCTGCGCACGATCGCGCTGCTGCTGGGGCCGGTGCTTCCCGAGACCGCCGCGAAGGTGCTCGACGTCCTCGGCGTGCACGTCGCGGACACGAGGGAAGACGGTTTCAGCGCTCTCGACGGCTGGTCACCCGGCATCGCCGGGGCGAAGATCGCCCGCTCCCCGCACCTGTTCCCCCGTCTGGAGCTGACCTGGTGA
- a CDS encoding S66 peptidase family protein, with the protein MNRRGLRLPQEITPGTAVGIWTPSAPAPSLFPRRFERALKALEAEGFPVVLADSATGNAGIGAAAPAVLAADLHALLAEPRVGAVLCATGGYTSSAVLARIDWALVREAAIPIIGYSDITAVLWAVMSQAGLVSFHGPMPVSEWGEWGGPWAYTLENLRRALHPGAEPVPLPEPGCWTDETLWWDKEDTRRRKTRTGGWRCLVPGQAEGWLLPGCAATATHLFGTPYLPDVDGALLCLEFAGMGPDQVWAHLVQWADSGLLGRVAGLVVGRHAGPKPAAGGSLDFDAVVLDVVGDRGFPVLADVDFGHTEPMLTLPVGCHALLDATARELTLLEPATTPATRRTP; encoded by the coding sequence GTGAACCGCCGAGGACTGCGGCTGCCGCAGGAGATCACGCCCGGAACCGCGGTGGGCATCTGGACACCGTCCGCGCCGGCGCCGTCGCTGTTCCCCCGTCGTTTCGAGCGGGCGCTGAAGGCACTCGAGGCCGAAGGTTTTCCCGTGGTGCTCGCCGATTCGGCGACCGGAAACGCCGGGATCGGGGCGGCCGCTCCGGCCGTGCTCGCCGCCGACCTGCACGCGCTGCTCGCCGAACCGCGGGTCGGGGCGGTGCTGTGCGCGACCGGCGGGTACACGTCGTCGGCCGTACTGGCGCGGATCGACTGGGCGCTGGTGCGGGAGGCGGCGATCCCGATCATCGGGTACAGCGACATCACCGCCGTGTTGTGGGCGGTGATGTCCCAGGCCGGGCTGGTCTCCTTCCACGGACCGATGCCGGTCTCCGAGTGGGGCGAGTGGGGCGGTCCATGGGCCTACACACTGGAGAACCTCCGCCGTGCGCTGCACCCCGGAGCCGAGCCCGTTCCGTTGCCCGAGCCCGGCTGCTGGACCGACGAAACCCTGTGGTGGGACAAGGAAGACACCCGACGCAGGAAGACCCGGACCGGCGGCTGGCGCTGCCTGGTGCCGGGCCAGGCCGAAGGATGGCTGCTCCCCGGCTGCGCGGCCACCGCGACGCACCTGTTCGGCACGCCCTACCTGCCCGACGTCGACGGTGCCCTGCTCTGCCTGGAGTTCGCGGGCATGGGACCGGACCAGGTGTGGGCGCACCTGGTGCAGTGGGCGGACAGCGGCCTGCTCGGCCGGGTCGCCGGGCTGGTCGTCGGCCGTCACGCCGGACCGAAACCCGCGGCCGGCGGCTCACTCGACTTCGACGCCGTCGTCCTCGACGTCGTCGGAGACCGCGGGTTCCCGGTGCTGGCCGACGTCGACTTCGGCCACACCGAACCCATGCTCACGCTCCCGGTCGGCTGCCACGCCCTGCTGGACGCGACGGCTCGTGAACTGACCCTGCTCGAACCCGCCACCACCCCCGCTACGAGGAGAACGCCATGA
- a CDS encoding class I SAM-dependent methyltransferase: protein MVTATIAAAEALDGLSVADIAKLDFSRVVGLTNEPNMPSGGGETVRRVLQLAHPRPGRPVLEVGSNTGYTSIEMASWLDAPVTGLDYNPVSNAFATHKAQRTGIDNVTFVLGDGQGMPFEDNTFDLVFCSNVTSFMADHAKAIDEYYRVLAPLGVLAAVPIYYRSAPPEPLRSAVEEAIAAPLKVTDKDYWVDMFSREGVSLVEDEPYEYVRQSGERIAEYVETVTRQPHLELQPAEKVAALRERLAHFYELFDENLSYCGYSIMLFRPGHPNPEPVLHATRPARTTSL, encoded by the coding sequence ATGGTCACCGCAACCATCGCCGCTGCCGAGGCGCTCGACGGGCTCTCCGTCGCCGACATCGCCAAGCTGGACTTCTCCCGCGTCGTCGGGCTCACCAACGAACCGAACATGCCCTCCGGCGGCGGCGAGACCGTGCGCCGGGTGCTGCAGCTCGCACACCCGCGTCCGGGCCGGCCGGTGCTGGAGGTCGGCAGCAACACCGGGTACACGAGCATCGAGATGGCCAGCTGGCTCGACGCCCCGGTCACCGGCCTCGACTACAACCCGGTGTCCAACGCCTTTGCCACGCACAAGGCGCAGCGGACCGGGATCGACAACGTCACCTTCGTGCTGGGCGACGGCCAGGGGATGCCGTTCGAGGACAACACGTTCGACCTGGTCTTCTGCAGCAACGTCACCTCGTTCATGGCCGATCACGCCAAGGCGATCGACGAGTACTACCGCGTCCTGGCTCCCCTCGGGGTGCTCGCCGCGGTGCCGATCTACTACCGCTCCGCCCCGCCGGAGCCGCTGCGCTCGGCCGTCGAAGAGGCCATCGCCGCTCCCCTCAAGGTCACCGACAAGGACTACTGGGTGGACATGTTCTCCCGGGAGGGCGTCAGCCTGGTCGAGGACGAGCCGTACGAGTACGTTCGTCAGAGCGGCGAGCGGATCGCCGAGTACGTCGAGACCGTGACGCGCCAGCCCCACCTCGAACTCCAGCCCGCCGAGAAGGTCGCCGCGCTGCGCGAGCGGCTGGCGCACTTCTACGAGCTGTTCGACGAGAACCTGTCATACTGCGGCTACTCGATCATGCTGTTCCGCCCCGGGCACCCCAACCCCGAGCCCGTCCTGCACGCCACCCGGCCCGCGCGGACGACGTCGCTGTGA
- a CDS encoding pyridoxal phosphate-dependent aminotransferase has protein sequence MTDDDVRPNRLQDVAWLREYLAAGARAGEPILLSLGETWASTPEPLAAALRQVPDGSHGYQISMYGLPQLRKVLKEYVADTQRLPRTAAWELAVSWTGTRSAMRDFATTLERGTVLAVAPAWDYSGVFEPLGFRSAYVPFDPAERSGPSPEAARAAAAAVPGDLAMVVLNAQHNPTGANWSPALVETLIEIALERGAAILVDDAYFGVCETDPRPTSVLEILLTRLAGEHSPVPWLGVRSLGKQFHCNGWALGAVIAEPGRLDDLVNDIRPQHTFNYGIHLQWAMARWLADRPAVEQYLVRERAGTAEKRAAVLGWLPAGIRERVIAGPAAPYVLYPVLEGTDVTAYLRRAVLECGVVLSDAWPLARVGPTASTGYVRMYLGPALDELTTARDRLAAAGLWPEESRGE, from the coding sequence TTGACGGACGACGACGTCCGGCCCAACCGGCTGCAGGACGTCGCTTGGCTCCGTGAGTACCTCGCGGCCGGGGCCCGGGCGGGGGAGCCGATCCTGCTCAGCCTCGGCGAGACCTGGGCGAGCACGCCCGAACCGCTGGCCGCGGCCTTACGACAGGTGCCGGATGGTTCCCACGGGTACCAGATCTCGATGTACGGGCTCCCGCAGCTGCGCAAGGTGCTCAAGGAGTATGTGGCCGACACCCAGCGGCTGCCCCGTACCGCGGCGTGGGAGCTGGCCGTGAGCTGGACGGGGACCCGCAGCGCGATGCGGGACTTCGCCACCACACTGGAGCGTGGCACGGTCCTCGCCGTCGCGCCGGCTTGGGACTACAGCGGCGTGTTCGAGCCGCTGGGCTTCCGGAGCGCCTACGTCCCGTTCGACCCGGCCGAGCGATCGGGACCGAGCCCCGAAGCCGCCCGTGCGGCCGCCGCCGCGGTCCCCGGCGATCTCGCGATGGTCGTCCTCAACGCCCAGCACAACCCGACCGGCGCGAACTGGTCGCCGGCGCTGGTCGAGACGCTGATCGAGATCGCCCTCGAACGTGGAGCGGCGATCCTCGTCGACGACGCCTACTTCGGCGTCTGCGAGACCGACCCCCGGCCGACGTCGGTGCTGGAGATCCTGCTGACGCGGCTGGCCGGGGAACACTCCCCGGTGCCGTGGCTGGGAGTGCGCTCGCTGGGAAAGCAGTTCCACTGCAACGGCTGGGCGCTGGGCGCGGTCATCGCCGAGCCCGGGCGGCTCGACGACCTGGTGAACGACATCCGGCCTCAGCACACCTTCAACTACGGCATCCATCTCCAGTGGGCGATGGCCCGGTGGCTGGCGGACCGCCCCGCGGTGGAGCAGTACCTGGTTCGCGAGCGCGCGGGGACCGCGGAGAAGCGTGCCGCCGTCCTGGGCTGGCTGCCGGCCGGGATCCGGGAGCGGGTGATCGCCGGTCCGGCGGCACCGTACGTGCTCTACCCGGTACTGGAGGGCACCGACGTCACCGCCTACCTGCGCCGGGCGGTGCTCGAATGCGGGGTCGTGCTTTCGGACGCGTGGCCGTTGGCGCGCGTCGGGCCGACGGCGTCCACGGGCTACGTGCGGATGTACCTCGGTCCGGCTCTGGACGAGCTCACGACGGCACGGGACCGCTTGGCCGCGGCGGGTCTGTGGCCGGAGGAGAGCCGGGGTGAGTGA
- a CDS encoding MFS transporter, which translates to MSETAAASPAKVRFRGHRALLTALVVDGVGSGLFLPFAVLYFLHTTTIPLASVGAALTAGNLLAVPTPLLAGPLIDRFGPRALTIAGNLLSAVAFAGYLVVGSSWQLAVTALVAGVGRITSSTALVCLIRVLAAPGERPQWFAVQSVARNAGYGLGGIAGAVAVSADGPWAYPLLAAVNAASYLIVAGVLAWRRFDTSAGEQAQPDPDPAGKPAGYLEVLGDRRLLVVVGVNVLLVVCMSVLSVLVTVYLVDVLGRPAWVGGALFTLNTVIVVLGQTAVTRRVDGFRKPRIVQGAAAAWAVAFLCLWLLNAAPGWVVLPGATLAVCACTLAEMLYAPTINALAVDAAPRTGSGRYLAVYQLSWGLSTAIAPGLLIWLLAQGGQWPWPVLLVLCALAAAAIGLLLKNRSVTN; encoded by the coding sequence GTGAGTGAGACCGCGGCGGCCTCGCCCGCGAAGGTCCGGTTCCGCGGCCACCGGGCCCTGCTCACCGCGCTGGTCGTGGACGGCGTCGGATCCGGGCTGTTCCTCCCGTTCGCGGTGCTGTACTTCCTCCACACCACGACGATTCCCCTCGCTTCGGTGGGCGCCGCCCTGACCGCGGGCAACCTGCTCGCGGTGCCGACCCCGCTGCTCGCGGGCCCGCTGATCGACCGGTTCGGCCCGCGAGCGCTCACCATCGCCGGGAACCTGCTCAGCGCCGTGGCCTTCGCCGGCTACCTGGTCGTCGGTTCGTCGTGGCAGCTGGCGGTGACGGCGCTGGTCGCCGGCGTCGGCCGGATCACGAGTTCGACCGCGCTGGTCTGCCTGATCAGGGTGCTGGCCGCGCCCGGCGAGCGGCCGCAGTGGTTCGCGGTGCAGAGCGTGGCGCGCAACGCGGGCTACGGGCTCGGCGGGATCGCGGGCGCGGTGGCCGTCTCGGCCGACGGCCCCTGGGCCTACCCGTTGCTCGCGGCGGTCAACGCGGCCAGCTACCTGATCGTCGCCGGCGTTCTCGCGTGGCGACGGTTCGACACCTCCGCCGGGGAACAGGCCCAGCCGGACCCGGATCCGGCCGGGAAGCCCGCCGGCTACCTCGAGGTACTCGGGGATCGGCGGCTGCTCGTCGTCGTCGGGGTCAACGTCCTGCTGGTCGTCTGCATGAGCGTTCTGTCGGTCCTGGTGACGGTCTACCTGGTCGACGTCCTCGGCCGGCCGGCCTGGGTGGGCGGCGCCCTGTTCACGCTGAACACGGTCATCGTGGTGCTAGGCCAAACCGCGGTCACGCGCCGGGTCGACGGCTTCCGGAAGCCACGGATCGTGCAGGGGGCCGCGGCCGCGTGGGCGGTCGCCTTCCTGTGCCTGTGGCTGCTGAATGCGGCGCCGGGCTGGGTCGTGCTGCCCGGAGCGACGCTGGCCGTCTGCGCCTGCACCCTCGCGGAGATGCTGTACGCGCCCACGATCAACGCCTTGGCCGTGGACGCCGCGCCCCGCACGGGGTCGGGCCGCTACCTGGCGGTCTACCAGTTGTCGTGGGGCCTGAGCACGGCGATCGCGCCCGGGCTGCTGATCTGGCTGCTCGCCCAGGGCGGGCAGTGGCCGTGGCCTGTGCTGCTGGTGCTGTGTGCCCTCGCCGCCGCGGCGATCGGCCTGCTGCTGAAGAACCGTTCTGTCACAAATTAG
- a CDS encoding inosamine-phosphate amidinotransferase 1: MTITTEQAAASESRPAAAGISGPVRSPDEFSPLREVVVGRARGAFIPSPRDISAWLALYSHLGAAQVAEIQGGALPAQVVADTEEDLETLVGTLRGLGVVVHRPAEVDHTRPFSTPHWESPSGMYSYCPRDLTLIVGDTIIETPSSVRARYHELDGLRELFQRYLRAGSPWISAPKPQLRDELYEIGVDGLPALGEQEPAFEAANVLRCGLDLFYQVSSSGNEFGRIWLESVLAPRGYRVHPVRDVYPFTHLDSTISLIRPGLVLLNPERVTEHTIPSALRGWDRIWCPAMRELRTHSTAHPLSSPWLGMNLLMVSPELAIVDAAQPDLIAALEQRGVGVLPHTLRHGQALGGGFHCVTLDTIRDAPSGVDYFA; the protein is encoded by the coding sequence ATGACGATCACGACCGAGCAGGCCGCTGCCTCGGAGTCCCGCCCGGCCGCCGCCGGGATCAGCGGACCGGTGCGGTCTCCCGACGAGTTCTCCCCGCTGCGGGAGGTCGTCGTCGGGCGGGCGCGCGGTGCGTTCATCCCGAGTCCGCGGGACATTTCGGCGTGGCTCGCCCTCTACAGCCATCTCGGCGCGGCACAGGTCGCGGAGATCCAGGGCGGCGCTCTGCCCGCGCAGGTCGTGGCGGATACCGAAGAGGACCTTGAGACGCTCGTCGGGACTCTGCGCGGCCTCGGCGTGGTCGTCCACCGTCCGGCCGAAGTCGACCACACGCGGCCGTTTTCCACTCCGCACTGGGAATCGCCTTCGGGGATGTACTCCTACTGCCCGCGCGACCTCACCCTGATCGTCGGCGACACGATCATCGAGACACCGAGCTCGGTGCGGGCGCGCTACCACGAACTCGACGGGCTGCGCGAGCTGTTCCAGCGGTACCTGCGCGCGGGTTCGCCGTGGATTTCGGCACCGAAGCCGCAATTGCGGGACGAGCTCTACGAAATCGGCGTCGACGGCCTGCCCGCGCTCGGCGAGCAGGAGCCCGCGTTCGAAGCGGCGAACGTGCTGCGGTGCGGCCTCGATCTGTTCTACCAGGTCAGTTCCAGCGGCAACGAGTTCGGCCGGATCTGGCTGGAGTCCGTGCTGGCTCCGCGCGGCTACCGCGTGCACCCGGTCCGCGACGTGTATCCCTTCACCCACCTCGACAGCACCATCTCACTGATCCGGCCGGGCCTGGTGCTGCTGAACCCGGAGCGGGTCACCGAGCACACCATCCCGAGCGCGCTGCGCGGGTGGGACCGTATCTGGTGTCCGGCCATGCGTGAGCTTCGTACGCACTCGACGGCCCACCCGCTGAGTTCCCCGTGGCTGGGGATGAACCTGCTGATGGTGAGCCCCGAACTGGCGATCGTCGATGCCGCTCAGCCCGACCTGATCGCCGCGTTGGAGCAGCGGGGAGTCGGCGTGTTGCCGCACACGCTGCGGCACGGCCAGGCGCTGGGTGGCGGGTTCCACTGCGTCACGCTGGACACCATCCGCGACGCTCCCTCCGGCGTGGACTATTTCGCGTGA
- a CDS encoding MFS transporter: protein MSQEGRLPSRRGAPEDSRRRSVTVAVLLLVTLMGFESMGVASAMPTLVTDLHGTALYAWPFLTFPAAGVVAVVWSGRWCDGAGPRPALIAGPLLFVAGLLLAGAARSMAVLLAARVLQGLADGVLIVPIYVVVGLLYPERDRPSMFGALSTAWVVPSLVGPALAGWFTEHLSWRWVFFAIVPFAVLGWLMLVPVLRTLPPHTAPVSASRRTPLWAALAGAGALLLISWAAQLRSAAAFLPAEIGLVVLTGSVRTLLPPGALRARRGLPVTVLARGLLTGTFFATEAFVPLTLSTVHGYSVTASGLPLTVGALGWAGASMWQSRRSGIRRETLVWLGFLLSCAGIGSMALIAPAWGPAWLTAALWTVAGAGTGLATSSLSVLTLSASTDADRGFNSSAIQVSDMLGSVLLAGLGGALVARLAPPAGVVVLDLLMAALALAGAAITGNRCETAASVSLE from the coding sequence GTGAGCCAGGAGGGACGTCTGCCGTCGCGGCGAGGTGCCCCAGAGGATTCTCGCCGGCGTTCGGTGACGGTGGCCGTCCTCCTTCTGGTGACGCTCATGGGTTTCGAGTCCATGGGTGTGGCCTCGGCGATGCCGACGCTGGTCACCGACCTCCACGGCACCGCGCTCTACGCTTGGCCGTTCCTCACGTTCCCGGCCGCCGGTGTGGTCGCGGTGGTGTGGTCGGGCCGGTGGTGCGACGGCGCCGGGCCGCGGCCGGCGTTGATCGCCGGGCCCCTGCTGTTCGTCGCGGGGCTGCTGCTCGCCGGGGCCGCCCGGTCGATGGCGGTCCTGCTCGCCGCGCGGGTCCTGCAGGGGCTGGCCGACGGGGTGCTGATCGTCCCGATCTACGTCGTGGTCGGGCTCCTCTATCCCGAACGGGACCGGCCGTCGATGTTCGGCGCGCTGTCCACGGCGTGGGTGGTGCCCTCACTCGTCGGACCGGCGCTGGCCGGCTGGTTCACCGAGCACCTGTCGTGGCGGTGGGTGTTCTTCGCGATCGTGCCGTTCGCCGTGCTGGGCTGGCTGATGCTCGTGCCGGTCCTGCGCACCCTGCCGCCGCACACAGCGCCGGTGTCCGCCTCCCGCCGGACGCCGCTTTGGGCGGCGCTCGCCGGCGCGGGAGCGCTCTTGCTGATCAGCTGGGCGGCCCAGCTCCGCTCGGCCGCGGCGTTCCTCCCGGCGGAGATCGGGCTCGTCGTGCTCACGGGATCGGTGCGCACCTTGCTGCCTCCCGGCGCCTTACGGGCCCGGCGCGGCCTCCCGGTCACCGTTCTCGCACGCGGGTTGCTGACCGGCACGTTCTTCGCCACGGAGGCGTTCGTCCCGCTGACGTTGAGCACGGTGCACGGCTACTCGGTGACGGCGTCCGGCCTGCCTCTCACCGTGGGCGCGCTCGGCTGGGCCGGGGCGTCGATGTGGCAGTCGCGCAGGTCCGGGATTCGCCGGGAAACGCTGGTGTGGCTCGGTTTCCTGCTCAGCTGCGCCGGTATCGGGAGCATGGCGCTCATCGCTCCGGCCTGGGGACCGGCGTGGCTGACGGCCGCGCTCTGGACGGTGGCCGGAGCCGGCACCGGATTGGCGACGAGCAGCCTCAGCGTGCTTACCCTGTCCGCCTCGACCGACGCCGACCGGGGCTTCAACTCCTCGGCAATCCAGGTCAGCGACATGCTCGGTTCGGTGCTGCTCGCGGGCTTGGGCGGGGCACTGGTCGCCAGGCTGGCGCCCCCGGCCGGCGTCGTCGTGCTGGACCTGCTCATGGCCGCCTTGGCCCTGGCCGGTGCCGCGATCACGGGAAACCGTTGCGAAACAGCGGCTTCCGTGAGTCTCGAGTAG
- a CDS encoding AraC family transcriptional regulator — protein MDLVADVLEISGVRGTVGACVEAGGSWSIPVAGCTTAALHVVTAGSAWLGLDGSSPQWLELAAGDVVLMPSGRSHVLGSAPGMTTPVADPAVVARAFETGEVIRLGSQPTRTRILNIGYDCDHTVHTQILGTLPEVVHIRGDQGEAGFDDTVRMLGRELSHPRLAGRAVLNSLVDVLLVQLVRAWLPTQSGHRGTWLGVLGDPLVHSAMEHLHAEPARPWTTTTLASALGVSRATLSRRFPAATGQSPAAYLTQWRMDLAAVRLRETRDPVESVADGVGYQSVPAFSRAFARSHGVTPGRYRTAWRDDGRPSAAIR, from the coding sequence ATGGATCTCGTTGCGGATGTGCTGGAGATCTCCGGCGTGCGGGGCACGGTCGGCGCCTGCGTGGAGGCGGGCGGGAGTTGGTCGATCCCGGTGGCAGGCTGCACGACGGCGGCCCTGCACGTGGTCACCGCCGGCAGCGCGTGGCTCGGTCTCGACGGCTCGTCACCACAGTGGCTGGAGCTGGCGGCGGGAGACGTAGTGCTCATGCCGAGCGGGCGGTCGCACGTGCTCGGCAGCGCGCCGGGCATGACCACCCCGGTAGCCGATCCGGCGGTGGTGGCTCGGGCGTTCGAGACGGGCGAGGTGATCCGCCTCGGGTCGCAGCCCACCCGCACCCGCATCCTGAACATCGGCTACGACTGCGACCACACCGTGCACACCCAGATCCTCGGCACACTGCCGGAGGTGGTGCACATCCGCGGGGACCAGGGCGAGGCCGGTTTCGACGACACCGTCCGGATGCTCGGGCGAGAGTTGAGCCACCCACGGCTGGCGGGACGGGCGGTGCTGAATAGCTTGGTCGACGTCCTGCTCGTCCAACTCGTGCGGGCCTGGCTGCCCACCCAGTCCGGACATCGTGGCACCTGGCTCGGCGTGCTCGGCGACCCGCTCGTGCACAGTGCGATGGAACACCTGCACGCCGAGCCCGCACGGCCGTGGACCACGACGACGCTGGCCTCCGCGCTCGGCGTCTCCCGAGCGACCCTGTCGCGTCGGTTCCCGGCAGCCACCGGGCAGAGCCCCGCCGCCTACCTGACGCAGTGGCGTATGGACTTGGCCGCGGTCCGCCTACGCGAGACCCGGGACCCTGTCGAGTCCGTAGCCGATGGGGTCGGCTATCAGTCGGTCCCCGCCTTCAGCAGGGCTTTCGCCCGGTCCCACGGTGTGACTCCCGGGCGATACCGCACCGCGTGGCGCGACGACGGCCGACCGTCGGCCGCAATCCGCTGA
- a CDS encoding NADP-dependent oxidoreductase produces MRALVATGYGDPEQLRIAELPVPRPGPGQILVKIAASTINPTDLRVIAGGFRDLVELQFPYTLGNEFAGTVTEAGPGVTRFRVGDEIFGLALPRQLRLAADPVRPSLSTGALADYAVFEADTSALDHRPAALGAEQAASLLIAGGTTLALMDTAKIRPGESVLVIGATGAVGLTLIPSLATAGAEITVTARTTEAADLLHSLGAHHAVGYDAYPTGVDVVLNLALFADGLPAAARSLRPGGRLISIIFPPPEPQQLERDDVELAFVMQTGDETNGARAVAEAAIAGRLSTPIARRYPLDHGVEAAVHYARQHPLGKVVVTV; encoded by the coding sequence ATGCGGGCGCTCGTCGCGACCGGCTACGGCGATCCCGAGCAGCTCAGGATCGCCGAACTGCCGGTCCCACGCCCCGGCCCCGGCCAGATCCTGGTGAAGATCGCCGCCTCGACGATCAACCCCACCGACCTGCGCGTCATCGCCGGCGGCTTCCGCGACCTGGTCGAGCTGCAGTTCCCCTACACACTCGGCAACGAGTTCGCGGGCACCGTCACCGAAGCCGGCCCGGGCGTCACCCGCTTCCGTGTGGGCGATGAGATCTTCGGCCTGGCCCTGCCTCGCCAGCTACGCCTCGCCGCCGACCCGGTACGACCGTCGCTGAGCACCGGAGCCCTCGCCGACTACGCGGTCTTCGAAGCGGACACCTCCGCGCTGGACCACCGTCCGGCCGCCCTCGGCGCGGAGCAGGCCGCGTCCCTGCTGATCGCGGGCGGCACCACGCTGGCCCTCATGGACACCGCGAAGATCCGCCCCGGCGAGTCCGTCCTCGTGATCGGCGCCACCGGCGCGGTCGGCCTGACCCTGATCCCCAGCCTGGCCACCGCCGGCGCCGAGATCACGGTGACCGCTCGCACCACCGAGGCCGCCGACCTGCTGCACAGCCTCGGTGCCCACCACGCGGTCGGCTACGACGCCTACCCGACCGGCGTCGACGTCGTCCTCAACCTCGCACTCTTCGCCGACGGCCTGCCCGCAGCGGCACGCAGCCTGCGCCCCGGCGGCCGGCTGATCTCGATCATCTTCCCGCCACCGGAGCCCCAGCAGCTGGAACGCGACGACGTGGAGCTGGCCTTCGTGATGCAGACGGGCGACGAGACCAACGGTGCGCGGGCCGTCGCCGAAGCCGCGATCGCGGGCCGGCTCTCGACGCCGATCGCCCGCCGGTACCCACTCGACCACGGCGTCGAAGCGGCAGTCCACTATGCCCGTCAGCACCCGCTCGGCAAGGTCGTCGTGACCGTCTGA